A genomic window from Sphingomonas taxi includes:
- the nuoN gene encoding NADH-quinone oxidoreductase subunit NuoN yields MDYAANLAMTLPEVILGAGAVVLMLVSAWGGSASTRAVSWTAVAVLAGACLALLGPASYGGAAFDGLYRADAFAAFAKVLIFVAAAVSIVIAPDFFQRTHGDDLRPEYPVLILLSAAGMGLMVSASDMLTLYVGLELQSLAAYVLASFMRRDTRSAEAGLKYFVLGALASGILLYGISLVYGFSGTTLFTGIAAAYAGPQSLGLLFGLVFVFAGIAFKIAAVPFHMWTPDVYEGSPTPVTAFFASAPKVAAMGLAVRVAVEAMGPATDQWRQIVIFAALASILLGAVAAIGQTNIKRLLAYSSINNVGFALVGLAAGTPEGVSGVLIYMTIYIAMTLGSFLIVLQMRDDEGQPVESIAALSGMSRTRPGLAAALAIFMFSLAGIPPLFGFYAKFAVFDAAVRAGLFPLAVIGIAASTIGAYYYLRVVKTMYFDEPAPAFPKGNNPVEGGLIVLTAAFVSPLGYLAIPLLGGWTMAAARALFPAI; encoded by the coding sequence ATGGATTACGCCGCCAATCTCGCCATGACCCTGCCCGAGGTGATCCTCGGCGCGGGCGCCGTCGTCCTGATGCTGGTGTCCGCCTGGGGCGGATCGGCGTCGACGCGGGCCGTCTCGTGGACCGCGGTCGCGGTGCTCGCCGGCGCCTGTCTCGCCTTGCTCGGCCCGGCCAGCTACGGCGGGGCGGCGTTCGACGGCCTGTATCGTGCCGACGCCTTCGCCGCCTTCGCCAAGGTGCTGATCTTCGTCGCCGCGGCGGTGAGCATCGTGATCGCGCCCGACTTCTTCCAGCGCACGCACGGTGACGATCTGCGTCCCGAATATCCGGTGCTGATCCTGCTGTCCGCCGCCGGCATGGGGCTGATGGTCTCGGCGAGCGACATGCTGACGCTCTACGTCGGCCTCGAACTCCAGAGCCTCGCCGCCTATGTGCTGGCGAGCTTCATGCGCCGCGACACGCGCTCGGCTGAGGCGGGCCTGAAATATTTCGTGCTCGGCGCGCTGGCGAGCGGCATCCTGCTCTACGGCATCAGCCTGGTCTACGGCTTCTCGGGCACCACGCTGTTCACCGGCATCGCCGCCGCTTATGCGGGTCCGCAGTCGCTCGGCCTGCTGTTTGGCCTGGTCTTCGTCTTCGCGGGTATCGCCTTCAAGATCGCCGCGGTGCCGTTCCATATGTGGACGCCGGACGTCTACGAAGGCTCGCCGACGCCGGTCACCGCCTTTTTCGCCTCCGCACCCAAGGTGGCGGCGATGGGCCTCGCGGTCCGCGTTGCGGTCGAGGCGATGGGGCCGGCGACCGACCAGTGGCGCCAGATCGTGATCTTCGCCGCGCTCGCCTCGATCCTGCTCGGCGCGGTGGCGGCGATCGGCCAGACCAACATCAAGCGGCTGCTCGCTTATTCGTCGATCAACAATGTCGGCTTCGCGCTCGTCGGTCTCGCCGCCGGCACGCCCGAAGGCGTGTCGGGCGTGCTGATCTATATGACGATCTACATCGCGATGACGCTGGGCTCGTTCCTGATCGTGTTGCAGATGCGCGACGACGAGGGCCAACCCGTTGAAAGCATTGCGGCTTTGTCCGGCATGTCGCGCACCCGCCCGGGCCTTGCGGCCGCGCTCGCCATCTTCATGTTCAGCCTCGCCGGCATCCCGCCGCTGTTCGGCTTTTACGCGAAGTTTGCGGTGTTTGACGCCGCGGTGCGCGCCGGCCTGTTCCCGCTCGCCGTGATCGGTATCGCCGCCTCGACGATCGGCGCTTACTACTATCTGCGCGTCGTCAAGACGATGTACTTCGACGAGCCGGCACCGGCCTTCCCGAAGGGCAACAACCCGGTCGAGGGCGGGCTGATCGTGCTGACCGCCGCCTTCGTCTCGCCGCTCGGCTATCTGGCGATTCCGCTGCTCGGCGGCTGGACGATGGCTGCGGCGCGCGCGCTGTTCCCGGCGATTTGA
- a CDS encoding NADH-quinone oxidoreductase subunit M encodes MSGLPILSIMLLIPALAAIACLFVPAATARMLALAATFVDLALGILLWANYDIGGAQWQFVEQGPAFGFFRWDLGIDGFALMLIMLSVFLMPICIGASWRSVTNRVPEYMAAFLLTETLMIGTFAAQDLFLFYLFFEAGLIPMYLIIGIWGGVNRIYASYKFFLYTLLGSLLMLIAMLYMAQTAGTSSIPALQAYDFPAHVQTWLWLAFFASFAVKMPMWPVHTWLPDAHVQAPTAGSVILAGVLLKLGGYGFLRFSLPMFPEASGQLTWLIFGLSAVAVIYTSLVALVQSDMKKLIAYSSVAHMAIVTIGLFAFNRQGIEGAMIMMLSHGLVSGALFLCVGVIYDRLHTREISRYGGLAINMPRYALFFLFFTMASIGLPGTSGFVAEFLALMGTYQVSTWIALLCTTSIILGAAYMLYLYRRVVFGEIKSDDVREMQDLSHRELWLLAPIAAVALWMGVYPESFMAPMRKDVGVLLARIDRATPVSDSQPTAGKPLATAPAAHGIAH; translated from the coding sequence GTGAGCGGGCTGCCCATCCTCTCGATCATGCTGCTGATCCCCGCGCTCGCGGCGATCGCCTGCCTGTTCGTCCCCGCCGCCACCGCCCGTATGCTGGCGCTGGCCGCCACCTTCGTCGATCTGGCGCTCGGCATCCTGCTGTGGGCCAATTACGATATCGGTGGCGCGCAATGGCAGTTCGTCGAGCAGGGCCCGGCGTTCGGCTTCTTCCGCTGGGATCTCGGCATCGACGGTTTCGCGCTGATGCTCATCATGCTCAGCGTGTTCCTGATGCCGATCTGCATCGGCGCGAGCTGGCGCTCGGTGACCAATCGCGTGCCCGAATATATGGCGGCGTTCCTGCTCACCGAAACGCTGATGATCGGCACCTTCGCGGCGCAGGATCTGTTCCTCTTCTACCTGTTCTTCGAGGCAGGGCTGATCCCGATGTATCTGATCATCGGCATCTGGGGCGGGGTGAACCGCATCTACGCCTCGTACAAATTCTTCCTCTACACGCTGCTCGGCTCGCTGCTGATGCTGATCGCGATGCTCTACATGGCGCAAACCGCCGGTACGTCGAGCATCCCGGCGTTGCAGGCCTATGACTTCCCGGCGCACGTGCAGACCTGGCTGTGGCTCGCCTTCTTCGCCTCGTTCGCGGTGAAGATGCCGATGTGGCCGGTCCATACCTGGCTGCCCGACGCGCACGTGCAGGCGCCGACCGCGGGGTCGGTGATCCTCGCCGGCGTGCTGCTTAAGCTCGGCGGCTACGGCTTCCTGCGCTTCAGCCTGCCGATGTTCCCCGAAGCCTCGGGCCAGCTTACCTGGCTGATCTTCGGCCTGTCGGCGGTGGCGGTGATCTACACCTCGCTCGTCGCGCTGGTGCAGTCCGACATGAAGAAGCTGATCGCTTATTCGTCGGTCGCGCATATGGCGATCGTCACCATCGGCCTCTTCGCCTTCAATCGGCAGGGGATCGAGGGCGCGATGATCATGATGCTCAGCCACGGGCTGGTGTCGGGTGCGCTCTTCCTGTGCGTCGGCGTCATCTATGACCGGCTGCACACCCGCGAGATCAGCCGCTACGGCGGTCTGGCGATCAACATGCCGCGCTACGCGCTCTTCTTCCTGTTCTTCACCATGGCGTCGATCGGCCTGCCCGGAACCAGCGGCTTCGTCGCCGAATTCCTGGCGCTGATGGGCACCTATCAGGTGTCGACCTGGATCGCCTTGCTCTGCACGACCAGCATCATCCTCGGCGCGGCCTATATGCTGTATCTCTATCGTCGCGTCGTCTTCGGTGAGATCAAGTCGGACGATGTGCGCGAGATGCAGGATCTGTCGCATCGCGAATTGTGGCTGCTCGCGCCGATCGCCGCCGTCGCTTTGTGGATGGGTGTCTATCCGGAGAGCTTCATGGCGCCGATGCGCAAGGATGTCGGCGTGCTGCTCGCCCGCATCGATCGCGCGACGCCCGTCTCCGATTCCCAGCCGACTGCCGGCAAGCCCCTCGCCACGGCGCCTGCCGCCCACGGAATTGCTCACTGA
- the nuoL gene encoding NADH-quinone oxidoreductase subunit L, with protein sequence MTSILFIVFLPLLAAIVAGLGNKAIGFVPAKAITTGALFLSCLLSWPIFLGFLAGTNTATVVPVLKWIVSGDMAVDWSLRVDQLTAIMLVVITSVSALVHLYSWGYMSEDPDQPRFFAYLSLFTFAMLMLVTADTLVQMFFGWEGVGLASYLLIGFWFRKPSANAAAIKAFVVNRVGDLGFMLGIFGTFLVFGTVSIPAILAAAPTMAGSTIGFLGMRVDTMTVLCLLLFVGAMGKSAQLGLHTWLPDAMEGPTPVSALIHAATMVTAGVFMVCRLSPMFEMSPTALHVVMAVGAATCLFAATVGMVQTDIKRVIAYSTCSQLGYMFFAAGVGAYGAAMFHLFTHAFFKALLFLGAGSVIHAMHHEQDMRYYGGLRKSIPLTFWGMMMGTLAITGVGLPAVFGNPLGIGFAGFHSKDAIIEAGWAAGEPGVWFVGVLVALITSFYSWRLMFLTFWGKPRWAASEHIQHALHDAHGHGHDDHAHDAHGHDAHHAHGHDAHHADEAHGNPAQAEDSGDRPSTHGASQQDLPAGTGGYHPHESPWPMLVPLVILSIGAIAAGFVFHRYFIEPDAGELFWKGDIAFREHLMHAMHEVPVPIKLSATIAMLLGLFTAWYAYIKAPSFPAAVADQFRILYRFLVHKYYFDELYHLIFVRPAFAIGRLLWHRGDEQTIDRFGPNGSAWVVQLSSRLAGRLQNGYVYTYAFVMLIGLTAVVTWAIAQ encoded by the coding sequence GTGACCTCCATCCTCTTCATCGTGTTCCTGCCGCTTCTGGCAGCGATCGTTGCCGGGCTCGGCAACAAGGCGATCGGCTTCGTGCCGGCCAAGGCGATCACCACCGGCGCGCTGTTCCTATCGTGCCTGCTGAGCTGGCCGATCTTCCTCGGCTTCCTCGCCGGCACCAACACCGCGACCGTCGTGCCGGTGCTCAAATGGATCGTCAGCGGCGACATGGCGGTCGACTGGTCGCTGCGTGTCGACCAGCTCACCGCGATCATGCTGGTGGTCATCACCAGCGTGTCGGCGCTCGTCCACCTCTATAGCTGGGGCTATATGAGCGAGGACCCGGACCAGCCGCGCTTCTTCGCCTATCTGTCGCTGTTCACCTTCGCGATGCTGATGCTCGTCACCGCGGATACGCTGGTGCAGATGTTCTTCGGCTGGGAAGGCGTCGGTCTCGCCTCCTACCTGCTGATCGGCTTCTGGTTCCGCAAGCCGTCCGCCAATGCCGCCGCGATCAAGGCGTTCGTCGTCAACCGCGTCGGCGATCTCGGCTTCATGCTGGGTATCTTCGGCACCTTCCTGGTGTTCGGCACCGTCTCGATCCCGGCGATCCTCGCCGCGGCGCCGACGATGGCGGGCTCGACGATCGGCTTCCTCGGCATGCGCGTCGATACGATGACGGTGCTCTGCCTGCTGCTGTTCGTCGGCGCGATGGGCAAGTCGGCGCAGCTCGGCCTGCACACCTGGCTGCCCGACGCGATGGAAGGCCCGACCCCGGTGTCGGCGCTCATCCACGCGGCGACGATGGTCACCGCCGGCGTCTTCATGGTCTGCCGCCTGTCGCCGATGTTCGAAATGTCGCCGACCGCGCTGCACGTCGTGATGGCGGTCGGCGCCGCGACCTGCCTGTTCGCCGCGACCGTCGGCATGGTGCAGACCGACATCAAGCGCGTCATCGCTTATTCGACCTGCTCGCAGCTCGGCTATATGTTTTTCGCGGCGGGCGTCGGCGCCTATGGCGCGGCGATGTTCCACCTGTTCACGCACGCCTTCTTCAAGGCGCTGCTGTTCCTCGGGGCGGGCTCGGTGATCCACGCGATGCACCACGAGCAGGACATGCGCTATTACGGCGGGCTGCGCAAAAGCATCCCGCTGACCTTCTGGGGCATGATGATGGGTACGCTGGCGATCACCGGCGTCGGCCTGCCCGCGGTGTTCGGCAATCCGCTCGGCATCGGTTTCGCGGGCTTCCATTCGAAGGACGCGATTATCGAGGCCGGCTGGGCGGCGGGCGAACCGGGCGTGTGGTTCGTCGGCGTGCTCGTCGCGTTGATCACCAGCTTCTATTCGTGGCGCCTGATGTTCCTCACTTTCTGGGGCAAGCCGCGCTGGGCCGCGTCGGAGCATATCCAGCACGCGCTGCACGACGCGCATGGCCACGGCCATGACGATCATGCGCACGACGCGCACGGACACGATGCGCACCACGCGCATGGGCATGACGCGCATCACGCCGACGAGGCGCACGGCAATCCGGCGCAGGCCGAGGACAGCGGCGATCGGCCGTCGACGCACGGCGCGTCGCAGCAGGACCTGCCCGCGGGGACCGGTGGTTATCACCCGCACGAGAGTCCGTGGCCGATGCTGGTGCCGCTCGTCATCCTGTCGATCGGCGCGATCGCAGCGGGCTTCGTCTTCCACCGCTATTTCATCGAACCCGATGCGGGCGAGCTGTTCTGGAAGGGCGACATCGCCTTCCGCGAACATCTGATGCACGCGATGCACGAGGTGCCGGTGCCGATCAAATTGTCGGCGACGATCGCGATGCTGCTCGGCCTGTTCACCGCCTGGTATGCCTATATCAAGGCGCCGAGCTTCCCGGCGGCGGTCGCCGACCAGTTCCGCATCCTGTACCGCTTCCTCGTCCACAAATATTATTTCGACGAACTCTACCACCTGATCTTCGTCCGTCCCGCCTTCGCCATCGGCCGTCTGCTGTGGCATCGCGGTGACGAACAGACGATCGACCGGTTCGGGCCGAACGGTTCGGCCTGGGTGGTGCAGCTCTCCAGCCGGCTCGCGGGCCGGCTCCAGAACGGATATGTCTATACCTATGCCTTCGTCATGCTGATCGGTCTGACCGCCGTCGTCACCTGGGCGATCGCACAGTGA
- the nuoK gene encoding NADH-quinone oxidoreductase subunit NuoK: protein MIGLTHYLVVAAILFTMGVLGIFLNRKNLIVILMAIELILLAVNLNLVAFSAYLHDLVGQVFAMFVLTVAAGEAAIGLAILVIYFRGRGTIAVDDVNRMKG, encoded by the coding sequence GTGATTGGGTTGACGCATTATTTGGTCGTGGCGGCGATCCTGTTCACGATGGGTGTGCTCGGCATCTTCCTCAACCGGAAGAATCTGATCGTCATCCTGATGGCGATCGAGCTGATCCTGCTCGCGGTGAACCTCAACCTCGTCGCCTTCTCCGCCTATCTCCACGATCTCGTCGGGCAGGTTTTCGCGATGTTCGTGCTGACCGTCGCCGCCGGCGAGGCGGCGATCGGGCTGGCGATCCTGGTGATCTATTTCCGTGGCCGCGGCACGATCGCGGTCGACGATGTCAATCGGATGAAGGGCTAA
- a CDS encoding NADH-quinone oxidoreductase subunit J, with protein sequence MIQAIAFYLFAIIVIGSGAMTISSRNPVHSVMWLILAFFNAAGLMVLVGAEFIAMLLVIVYVGAVAVLFLFVVMMLDIEVAQLRAGVARYAALGLALAVALAAEILIGIGAWSAGGLKISRRIAPIDGDVPNIQAMGQLLYTRYLFVFEAAGFVLLVAMIGAIVLTHRQRGGVRGQNISRQNARRPQDATRNVQPTVGEGVQL encoded by the coding sequence GTGATCCAGGCCATAGCCTTTTATCTCTTCGCGATCATCGTGATCGGTTCGGGGGCGATGACGATTTCGTCGCGCAATCCGGTTCATTCGGTGATGTGGCTGATTCTCGCCTTCTTCAACGCGGCGGGGCTGATGGTGCTCGTCGGGGCGGAGTTCATCGCGATGCTCCTCGTCATCGTCTATGTCGGTGCGGTGGCGGTGCTGTTCCTGTTCGTGGTGATGATGCTCGACATCGAGGTCGCGCAATTGCGCGCCGGTGTCGCGCGCTATGCCGCGCTCGGCCTCGCGCTCGCGGTCGCGCTGGCGGCGGAAATCCTGATCGGCATCGGCGCCTGGAGCGCCGGCGGCCTCAAGATCAGCCGCCGCATCGCGCCGATCGACGGCGACGTGCCCAACATCCAGGCGATGGGGCAGTTGCTGTATACGCGCTATCTCTTCGTGTTCGAGGCGGCGGGCTTCGTCCTGCTCGTCGCGATGATCGGCGCGATCGTGCTGACGCATCGCCAGCGTGGCGGCGTCCGCGGCCAGAACATCAGCCGCCAGAATGCGCGCCGTCCGCAGGATGCGACGCGCAACGTCCAGCCGACGGTCGGCGAGGGGGTGCAGTTGTGA